One genomic region from Clarias gariepinus isolate MV-2021 ecotype Netherlands chromosome 22, CGAR_prim_01v2, whole genome shotgun sequence encodes:
- the ppp4r2a gene encoding serine/threonine-protein phosphatase 4 regulatory subunit 2-A, translating to MELSTLLGAFRDFEKKGKKETCPILDQFLCHIAKTGETMIQWSQFKSYFLFKLEKVMDDFKASSPEQRGPANPNVEYIPFKDMKERILKIVDGYNGIPFTIQRLCELLTEPKRNYTGTEKFLRGVEKNVMVVSCVYPTSEKNGSIGVNRMNGVMFPGNASALTDRNVNGPGTPRTVNRAKLSLSSSITANGFPDSTETSEQVHEHTDRTVGDSLTSETVCSSEALTKGKHRKDEALEEDDDEDDDDDVEDRHNAKRFKMDNAEEENEASGKELSCHPPVESSTDVAESSLHVGMEMKDTSALVSEDQEPSSTQSESGDDTAGELGTLDSRGSSQSNENGCEAELSEPKAELERLDPAEMDESEENSDPVSSSSNSSSEERDCHADSESSSPGSYTEPAAEGSIIAEDTSQSSEPTQDDVEQD from the exons ATTTTgagaagaaggggaaaaagGAAACATGCCCCATTTTGGACCAGTTTTTGTGCCATATAGCCAAAACTGGGGAGACGAT GATTCAGTGGTCCCAGTTTAAAAGCTACTTTCTTTTCAAGCTAGAAAAAGTCATGGATGATTTTAAAGCCTCGTCTCCAGAGCAACGAGGTCCCGCCAATCCAAACGTAGAATACATTCCCTTTAAAGATATGAAGGAGCGCATACTTAAAATTGTGGATGGCTACAATGG GATCCCTTTCACAATCCAGCGTCTATGTGAACTGCTTACTGAGCCGAAGAGAAACTACACAGGAACAGAAAAGTTTCTCAGAGGCGTAGAGAAG AATGTGATGGTGGTCAGTTGTGTGTATCCTACCTCAGA aaaaaatggTTCCAttggtgtaaacagaatgaaTGGAGTCATGTTTCCTGGAAATGCTTCTGCACTGACTGATAG AAATGTGAATGGTCCAGGAACACCTAGGACTGTAAATAGAGCAAAGCTTTCTTTGTCAAGCAGCATAACAGCCAACGGCTTCCCGGACAGCACAGAGACAAGCGAGCAAGTTCACGAACATACAGATCGGACCGTCGG TGATTCCCTGACATCAGAAACTGTATGTTCAAGTGAAGCGTTGACAAAAGGCAAGCACCGCAAAGACGAGGCACTGGAAGAAGACGATGACGAGGATGATGACGACGATGTTGAGGACAGACATAATGCCAAAAGGTTTAAGATGGATAACGCAGAGGAGGAGAATGAAGCCAGTGGGAAGGAGTTGTCTTGCCATCCTCCTGTTGAAAGCTCGACAGATGTGGCCGAGTCCTCTTTGCATGTTGGTATGGAAATGAAAGATACATCTGCACTTGTTTCTGAAGACCAAG AGCCCTCCAGCACGCAGTCAGAGTCTGGAGATGACACAGCTGGCGAATTGGGAACGCTGGACTCTCGTGGCTCCTCCCAAAGTAATGAGAATGGATGTGAAGCGGAGCTGTCTGAGCCCAAGGCAGAGCTAGAGAGGCTGGACCCTGCAGAAATGGATGAGTCTGAGGAGAACAGTGACCCAGTAAGCAGTAGCAGTAACAGTAGTAGTGAAGAAAGAGATTGTCATGCAGATTCAGAGTCTTCATCTCCCGGCAGTTACACAGAGCCGGCAGCAGAGGGCAGCATCATTGCAGAGGACACTTCACAAAGCTCAGAGCCTACACAAGACGATGTAGAGCAAGACTGA